Genomic segment of Streptomyces alboniger:
AGGCCGAGCACGGTCGCGTCGACGGCGACCAGGAGCACGGCGAGGACGAGCACGGCGAGCGCGAGCCAGCGGCCGGGGCCGCGCTCCACGTCCGCCGCGGCGGTCCGCTGAGGGGTGCTGGTCATGAGTCCACTCTCCGCCGCGCGCCGCCGATCAGCAGCTCGGCGATCATGTACGAGAAGTCCTTGGCGGCCACCCGGCCGTCCAGTACGGCCCAGGCGCAGGAGCCGATGAGGCCGTAGAGCGCCTCCGTGAGCCAGACGGGCGTCAGGTCGATGCGGAACTCCCCGCTCTCCTGGCCGCGCCGGAAGAGCGCGGCGAGGCGGGAGTCGATGCGGGCCCAGCCCTCGTTCTGCGCCTCCCCCTCGAAGAGCTGGTTCTCGGTGTAGAGGAACGCGAGGAGGCCGGCGTGCGGTTCGATCTCCTTCACCAGGCGCCGCAGGGCGTCCTGAGCGCTGCCCGCGTCGAGTTCCGCCCGGTCCAGGGCGGCCTCGCACTCCTGGAGTCCCAGGTCCTCCAGGGCGCGTACGAGGGCGTCGCGGCCCGCGAAGTGGCGGTGCAGGGTGGCCCTGCTGATGCCCGCCGCGCGGGCGACCTCGTCCATGGTGGAGGTCGATTTGTGGGTGAGCAGGGCCGCGGCGCTGCGCAGGACCTGGTCGCGATCGACTGACATGAGACAAGCCTAGACCTATTGAGACGCAGTTGTCTCACAGGGGGTGCTGCGGTGCCGCTCGCGCCAAGATCGTTCCCCCGCGCCGCCGCCGCTCAGCGCCAGGGCAGCTCCCGCGCCGCCGCTCAGTGCCAAGGCAGTTCCCCGCGCCGCCCCCAGTACTCCCGCGGCTCCTCCACGAGCCCGGCGAGGCGTTCGAGGTGGCCCGTGTCGAGGTCGACGGCGGTCGCGTGCAGGTTGGAGACGAGCTGGACCGAGGTGGCCGCCCCGGACAGGACGACGCCCGCCCACGGCTCGCACAGCGGCGCGGCGAGCGCCACCGCGTCGCAGCCGAGCCCCGTCTCCTCGGCGACCTCGCGCAGCGCGGCGGGCGCGTGCGGGGCGGCGAGGCGGCCATTGGCCATGCCCTCCTTGACGAGCACGGTCAGGCCCGCGTCGTGCGCCTCGGCGAGCGCGGGCCCCGCGGAGGTCTCCAGGAGGTTGTACGTCGCCTGCACGGTGCGGAAGAGCGGCTCCCCGTCGACGGTTACCTCAAGGGCGGCGCGGATCGCGGCCGCCTGTTCGGGGCCGCTCACGGAGAGGCCGACGGTGACGCCCTCCGCGGCGAGGCCGGCGAGGCGGGCGTGCAGTTCCTTGTCGGTGAGCGCCGGGCTCTCGGGGGTGACGGAGTGGATCTGGTAGAGGTCGAGCCGGTCGCCGAGCACTTCGGCGGTCTCGGCGCGCTGCCGGTCGTAGGCGGCGACGCTGTGGTCCTTGACCTCGTGCGGGCCCTCGGCGTCCGTCCGCCAGTCCGCCGTGTACGTGTAGCCCCACTTGCTGCCGACGACGACGTCACGGACATCGGACCTGGCGTGCAGCCAGGCGGCCAGGAACTCCTCCGAGCG
This window contains:
- a CDS encoding aldo/keto reductase, with protein sequence MPFARLAAATTPTAHLGLGLAAVGRPGYITLGREADLPPSRSVEALRERTFDLLDAAYASGVRYIDVARSYGRSEEFLAAWLHARSDVRDVVVGSKWGYTYTADWRTDAEGPHEVKDHSVAAYDRQRAETAEVLGDRLDLYQIHSVTPESPALTDKELHARLAGLAAEGVTVGLSVSGPEQAAAIRAALEVTVDGEPLFRTVQATYNLLETSAGPALAEAHDAGLTVLVKEGMANGRLAAPHAPAALREVAEETGLGCDAVALAAPLCEPWAGVVLSGAATSVQLVSNLHATAVDLDTGHLERLAGLVEEPREYWGRRGELPWH
- a CDS encoding TetR/AcrR family transcriptional regulator, which translates into the protein MSVDRDQVLRSAAALLTHKSTSTMDEVARAAGISRATLHRHFAGRDALVRALEDLGLQECEAALDRAELDAGSAQDALRRLVKEIEPHAGLLAFLYTENQLFEGEAQNEGWARIDSRLAALFRRGQESGEFRIDLTPVWLTEALYGLIGSCAWAVLDGRVAAKDFSYMIAELLIGGARRRVDS